The nucleotide window AACCTTTGCAGTTTTGCAGCAAGTTATGCTTGAATGAGAGTAGATCATCAAACATCATAGTTTGACTCCATGGCTATCAAGGTGACCGCTGAGCCGTAGCAACTTCACAGTTCCATCCCCACCGCACGAGAGGAAACCTTGCGAAACAACTTGTATATCCGTAACAGCAGCCTGTGATTTTTCAAGCTATCAGTTTAATGCATGAACTTTTAGGTCTCCAATGAATTACTAGTTCCCTAAAACTAACATATTGTTACAAAGCTAATTAACTAAAGActattcttgttaagaaaaaGATCCGAGAGTTAAAATGAGGATGTTAGAATGCTCTTAACACTTGTTTTAACACAATATAAATATAATCATGAAGGGAACCATTGGAGCAACGGTTGAATTGTCTCCGTGTGATCTCAAGGTCACGGGTGCAAGCTGTGGAAACATctactgatgtaattatcaggTTAGGTTGCGTATATGACACCCTTTGGGAGCAGTCCTTTCCTGGACCTGCGTTAACGCGGGATGCTTGTGTGCCGGGCTGcccttttttataaatataatcatGCTATGAAAATCATTGCCAAGCCCACAATAAGGCGCGCCAAAACAAACTTGTCCAGTAAGAAAATGGCAAGGGACAAGACTATagttttattcatatttttaacaTGTAAATGTAAACAAATTACCCGAACAACACCACCAAATCCACGGGAACTCGGCTGCACGAAGGTGTGCTTATCATGTATCCTTGACCAATGATGTACTAACTTTGTGTTCTGAGCATCCCAGAGTTTGACATCTCCATCTGTGCCTCCAGTTAGAAACAAACTTGTATTCGGGATGGTAACGACTTTTGTAACAGTCCCTAtgatcataaaatttaataagaaaCAGCCCTATAAAGAATAAACCAAGCTGAGAGTGAAAAATAAACTTTATCTTTACCTGAGTGAGCCTTTGGAATATACCAAAGCATACCATCTGTTTTCTGGTCCTTATCATGAGTCGAAGACACAGTAGGGCTATGCCCCATAGTATCAATATGCCTGTGCCTTTTTGTCTTTCCAGTCGCTATATAGCGGAAGTCGTGGAGACCAACATCACCACCTTTACCACCAGTCACGATAATTGGGGAAACAGAACCACCGCCTACATGGCTATCGAAAACAGAAAGGGAGTGCGCACCACCTACATAACACAAAAGACTAGGTTAGTAACATGAAAATATGAGGAACAAACCATCGTTTTTAAGGAAAAACATCATATAAACCTTAGAATTTATTCATCCTTCACAAAATTTATGTATGAACATTCACAAGTACATATTATTTAGGGTAAGACCTTCATGACATAGAATCGAAGCACGGGAAGTTGTTGGTGGAGCTAAAGTGTCCCATATAACCACATTAACAGCATTAGAGCTATACCCAGCTACAGCTATAATTGATCCACTTGAAGACAAGTAGGCCACATCCCTGAAATCAAATATAGAATAGTTTTTGCAATTATGAAGAGTAATCGAGAAACAAACGATGAGCAAAATATTCAAACTTGTTGAATTCCACCATACACATTAATCAAAACCTAAACTCACTATGTAATTGGCTTGATAGATATTCTAAATCAACGGTAAAAGCACAACTAAAGTCAACAGTGACTAAATAtataactgaaaaaaaaaactacataCGACGCATGACCGCTAAAGCAGAGTGATGATTCTGTTGGATGAACATTGCTCCTTCCCCCTACCTCCAATTGCCACGTACAGACAGTTCCATCTAATGCAGCACTAGCGAACCGATGTCCGAAGTGATCAAACTTCAAAGCTGATATTGATGCAAGGGCATAAGGTGGAGGGACATTGGCCGCGGGTAGCACTCCATATGTAGCCATAGCTTTGTTCTTATTGAACTGTATACATAATAATGCTCCTCATTAGATATAAACTTGAAATATTGACTGAAAAAGCCAattaactttatatttttatgatagAATTATTTAGATTACAAAAGAAGTTGAAAGTCCGAGAAAATGAAGAGTCCCGTACAGTATATAACACCTGGAAGGAGGAATTATACATAGAGGAAAGATGACAAAGACGAGGAACAATTAAGCTAAGAGAAGTATCTCCTACCCAATTATCTtcccaaaatttaaaacaagaacATCACCTACCTTCAAAGAAAGCATCGGTTTAAAGGCATTAAAAAAGGAATTTCCAGAGGCTCGAATGAGTAGCATGTGCAAAACATACAATTAATTAATACTTAGAAGAATCTAAATAGAATGACAAGTTCAATTCTTATCTTCagttttcaaataaaataattaaaagaggGGGCCCTATTTTCGAAAGAATCTAGTGGGCTAGTCCTACAAACTGTTGCCTCACATTACAGCTTCCTTCCAAGTGACAGAAGAATTGCGCGAATATATATGTACATGATGCTAGAATTGTAACATGCCATTAAGATACCATATGATAAGAAGAGAGAAAGCCATCATTACACTTGATTCTATACAAATACAAGCGCATACAGATATATCTATCATGTATGTATAACAATTAACAAGATAATAATTTCTTACCTCCCACAAATAAATGTGTGTATTGCTTGAGCCAACCAAGAAGAAAGGTCTCATCGGATGACTAGACAAAGCCTTCGTAGTTACGTTCTCCATAGTCGCAGGTGGATCAACAACATCTTCAAAATCTTGTTGAATTCCCCAACCTAATCCATAGGCACCAATACCAGCAAAACCTTTAACTCCTAATGCTCCACCACCAGTAAAGTCTTTGCTAGGCCAAACTGAAGAACCTACGCCAACAGTTGCTCCACCGAGCCCAAGGTGTGCGCCTTTGTTGTTGCCAAGACCAACACCAGGCGAAACACATGTAGGAGCAGGAGTAGATTCCGAACCTGCCCACCCATCTTGTGGCCAATCAGCCTTGGCCCACAAGAAGTCCGATGACTTATCACTTGAAGGCATCCCATCTTCCATACGGAAGAATACTATACCCTGAGTTAGATGAAAGGAAATAAACCAATTTATAAATCTTCCAGACATCTTCGACTATTGGATTAAAATATTCCTAGAATGTCAATCTGAATGTAGTGAAATTCATAACAAAGCCGTCAAAGAAGATAACCAAGCACATTTGCTAATTTGAAACTACCAAGCATCCATAGCTTCAGAATAACAAAGAATGAACAGTACAAACCTTCCGGTTGCTAGCAACTGCAGCTTCCTGTTGATCAGTAGAGTTTATACACAATGCCTGTTCAAATGTAGAATCAGTGTCGTTATTATACACATATTGACATATGGGTGgccatgttttttttttgttttgtttttttttggggggggggggggggggNNNNNNNNNNNNNNNNNNNNNNNNNNNNNNNNNNNNNNNNNNNNNNNNNNNNNNNNNNNNNNNNNNNNNNNNNNNNNNNNNNNNNNNNNNNNNNNNNNNNNNNNNNNNNNNNNNNNNNNNNNNNNNNNNNNNNNNNNNNNNNNNNNNNNNNNNNNNNNNNNNNNNNNNNNNNNNNNNNNNNNNNNNNNNNNNNNNNNNNNNNNNNNNNNNNNNNNNNNNNNNNNNNNNNNNNNNNNNNNNNNNNNNNNNNNNNNNNNNNNNNNNNNNNNNNNNNNNNNNNNNNNNNNNNNNNNNNNNNNNNNNNNNNNNNNNNNNNNNNNNNNNNNNNNNNNNNNNNNNNNNNNNNNNNNNNNNNNNNNNNNNNNNNNNNNNNNNNNNNNNNNNNNNNNNNNNNNNNNNNNNNNNNNNNNNNNNNNNNNNNNNNNNNNNNNNNNNNNNNNNNNNNNNNNNNNNNNNNNNNNNNNNNNNNNNNNNNNNNNNNNNNNNNNNNNNNNNNNNNNNNNNNNNNNNNNNNNNNNNNNNNNNNNNNNNNNNNNNNNNNNNNNNNNNNNNNNNNNNNNNNNNNNNNNNNNNNNNNNNNNNNNNNNNNNNNNNNNNNNNNNNNNNNNNNNNNNNNNNNNNNNNNNNNNNNNNNNNNNNNNNNNNNNNNNNNNNNNNNNNNNNNNNNNNNNNNNNNNNNNNNNNNNNNNNNNNNNNNNNNNNNNNNNNNNNNNNNNNNNNNNNNNNNNNNNNNNNNNNNNNNNNNNNNNNNNNNNNNNNNNNNNNNNNNNNNNNNNNNNNNNNNNNNNNNNNNNNNNNNNNNNNNNNNNNNNNNNNNNNNNNNNNNNNNNNNNNNNNNNNNNNNNNNNNNNNNNNNNNNNNNNNNNNNNNNNNNNNNNNNNNNNNNNNNNNNNNNNNNNNNNNNNNNNNNNNNNNNNNNNNNNNNNNNNNNNNNNNNNNNNNNNNNNNNNNNNNNNNNNNNNNNNNNNNNNNNNNNNNNNNNNNNNNNNNNNNNNNNNNNNNNNNNNNNNNNNNNNNNNNNNNNNNNNNNNNNNNNNNNNNNNNNNNNNNNNNNNNNNNNNNNNNNNNNNNNNNNNNNNNNNNNNNNNNNNNNNNNNNNNNNNNNNNNNNNNNNNNNNNNNNNNNNNNNNNNNNNNNNNNNNNNNNNNNNNNNNNNNNNNNNNNNNNNNNNNNNNNNNNNNNNNNNNNNNNNNNNNNNNNNNNNNNNNNNNNNNNNNNNNNNNNNNNNNNNNNNNNNNNNNNNNNNNNNNNNNNNNNNNNNNNNNNNNNNNNNNNNNNNNNNNNNNNNNNNNNNNNNNNNNNNNNNNNNNNNNNNNNNNNNNNNNNNNNNNNNNNNNNNNNNNNNNNNNNNNNNNNNNNNNNNNNNNNNNNNNNNNNNNNNNNNNNNNNNNNNNNNNNNNNNNNNNNNNNNNNNNNNNNNNNNNNNNNNNNNNNNNNNNNNNNNNNNNNNNNNNNNNNNNNNNNNNNNNNNNNNNNNNNNNNNNNNNNNNNNNNNNNNNNNNNNNNNNNNNNNNNNNNNNNNNNNNNNNNNNNNNNNNNNNNNNNNNNNNNNNNNNNNNNNNNNNNNNNNNNNNNNNNNNNNNNNNNNNNNNNNNNNNNNNNNNNNNNNNNNNNNNNNNNNNNNNNNNNNNNNNNNNNNNNNNNNNNNNNNNNNNNNNNNNNNNNNNNNNNNNNNNNNNNNNNNNNNNNNNNNNNNNNNNNNNNNNNNNNNNNNNNNNNNNNNNNNNNNNNNNNNNNNNNNNNNNNNNNNNNNNNNNNNNNNNNNNNNNNNNNNNNNNNNNNNNNNNNNNNNNNNNNNNNNNNNNNNNNNNNNNNNNNNNNNNNNNNNNNNNNNNNNNNNNNNNNNNNNNNNNNNNNNNNNNNNNNNNNNNNNNNNNNNNNNNNNNNNNNNNNNNNNNNNNNNNNNNNNNNNNNNNNNNNNNNNNNNNNNNNNNNNNNNNNNNNNNNNNNNNNNNNNNNNNNNNNNNNNNNNNNNNNNNNNNNNNNNNNNNNNNNNNNNNNNNNNNNNNNNNNNNNNNNNNNNNNNNNNNNNNNNNNNNNNNNNNNNNNNNNNNNNNNNNNNNNNNNNNNNNNNNNNNNNNNNNNNNNNNNNNNNNNNNNNNNNNNNNNNNNNNNNNNNNNNNNNNNNNNNNNNNNNNNNNNNNNNNNNNNNNNNNNNNNNNNNNNNNNNNNNNNNNNNNNNNNNNNNNNNNNNNNNNNNNNNNNNNNNNNNNNNNNNNNNNNNNNNNNNNNNNNNNNNNNNNNNNNNNNNNNNNNNNNNNNNNNNNNNNNNNNNNNNNNNNNNNNNNNNNNNNNNNNNNNNNNNNNNNNNNNNNNNNNNNNNNNNNNNNNNNNNNNNNNNNNNNNNNNNNNNNNNNNNNNNNNNNNNNNNNNNNNNNNNNNNNNNNNNNNNNNNNNNNNNNNNNNNNNNNNNNNNNNNNNNNNNNNNNNNNNNNNNNNNNNNNNNNNNNNNNNNNNNNNNNNNNNNNNNNNNNNNNNNNNNNNNNNNNNNNNNNNNNNNNNNNNNNNNNNNNNNNNNNNNNNNNNNNNNNNNNNNNNNNNNNNNNNNNNNNNNNNNNNNNNNNNNNNNNNNNNNNNNNNNNNNNNNNNNNNNNNNNNNNNNNNNNNNNNNNNNNNNNNNNNNNNNNNNNNNNNNNNNNNNNNNNNNNNNNNNNNNNNNNNNNNNNNNNNNNNNNNNNNNNNNNNNNNNNNNNNNNNNNNNNNNNNNNNNNNNNNNNNNNNNNNNNNNNNNNNNNNNNNNNNNNNNNNNNNNNNNNNNNNNNNNNNNNNNNNNNNNNNNNNNNNNNNNNNNNNNNNNNNNNNNNNNNNNNNNNNNNNNNNNNNNNNNNNNNNNNNNNNNNNNNNNNNNNNNNNNNNNNNNNNNNNNNNNNNNNNNNNNNNNNNNNNNNNNNNNNNNNNNNNNNNNNNNNNNNNNNNNNNNNNNNNNNNNNNNNNNNNNNNNNNNNNNNNNNNNNNNNNNNNNNNNNNNNNNNNNNNNNNNNNNNNNNNNNNNNNNNNNNNNNNNNNNNNNNNNNNNNNNNNNNNNNNNNNNNNNNNNNNNNNNNNNNNNNNNNNNNNNNNNNNNNNNNNNNNNNNNNNNNNNNNNNNNNNNNNNNNNNNNNNNNNNNNNNNNNNNNNNNNNNNNNNNNNNNNNNNNNNNNNNNNNNNNNNNNNNNNNNNNNNNNNNNNNNNNNNNNNNNNNNNNNNNNNNNNNNNNNNNNNNNNNNNNNNNNNNNNNNNNNNNNNNNNNNNNNNNNNNNNNNNNNNNNNNNNNNNNNNNNNNNNNNNNNNNNNNNNNNNNNNNNNNNNNNNNNNNNNNNNNNNNNNNNNNNNNNNNNNNNNNNNNNNNNNNNNNNNNNNNNNNNNNNNNNNNNNNNNNNNNNNNNNNNNNNNNNNNNNNNNNNNNNNNNNNNNNNNNNNNNNNNNNNNNNNNNNNNNNNNNNNNNNNNNNNNNNNNNNNNNNNNNNNNNNNNNNNNNNNNNNNNNNNNNNNNNNNNNNNNNNNNNNNNNNNNNNNNNNNNNNNNNNNNNNNNNNNNNNNNNNNNNNNNNNNNNNNNNNNNNNNNNNNNNNNNNNNNNNNNNNNNNNNNNNNNNNNNNNNNNNNNNNNNNNNNNNNNNNNNNNNNNNNNNNNNNNNNNNNNNNNNNNNNNNNNNNNNNNNNNNNNNNNNNNNNNNNNNNNNNNNNNNNNNNNNNNNNNNNNNNNNNNNNNNNNNNNNNNNNNNNNNNNNNNNNNNNNNNNNNNNNNNNNNNNNNNNNNNNNNNNNNNNNNNNNNNNNNNNNNNNNNNNNNNNNNNNNNNNNNNNNNNNNNNNNNNNNNNNNNNNNNNNNNNNNNNNNNNNNNNNNNNNNNNNNNNNNNNNNNNNNNNNNNNNNNNNNNNNNNNNNNNNNNNNNNNNNNNNNNNNNNNNNNNNNNNNNNNNNNNNNNNNNNNNNNNNNNNNNNNNNNNNNNNNNNNNNNNNNNNNNNNNNNNNNNNNNNNNNNNNNNNNNNNNNNNNNNNNNNNNNNNNNNNNNNNNNNNNNNNNNNNNNNNNNNNNNNNNNNNNNNNNNNNNNNNNNNNNNNNNNNNNNNNNNNNNNNNNNNNNNNNNNNNNNNNNNNNNNNNNNNNNNNNNNNNNNNNNNNNNNNNNNNNNNNNNNNNNNNNNNNNNNNNNNNNNNNNNNNNNNNNNNNNNNNNNNNNNNNNNNNNNNNNNNNNNNNNNNNNNNNNNNNNNNNNNNNNNNNNNNNNNNNNNNNNNNNNNNNNNNNNNNNNNNNNNNNNNNNNNNNNNNNNNNNNNNNNNNNNNNNNNNNNNNNNNNNNNNNNNNNNNNNNNNNNNNNNNNNNNNNNNNNNNNNNNNNNNNNNNNNNNNNNNNNNNNNNNNNNNNNNNNNNNNNNNNNNNNNNNNNNNNNNNNNNNNNNNNNNNNNNNNNNNNNNNNNNNNNNNNNNNNNNNNNNNNNNNNNNNNNNNNNNNNNNNNNNNNNNNNNNNNNNNNNNNNNNNNNNNNNNNNNNNNNNNNNNNNNNNNNNNNNNNNNNNNNNNNNNNNNNNNNNNNNNNNNNNNNNNNNNNNNNNNNNNNNNNNNNNNNNNNNNNNNNNNNNNNNNNNNNNNNNNNNNNNNNNNNNNNNNNNNNNNNNNNNNNNNNNNNNNNNNNNNNNNNNNNNNNNNNNNNNNNNNNNNNNNNNNNNNNNNNNNNNNNNNNNNNNNNNNNNNNNNNNNNNNNNNNNNNNNNNNNNNNNNNNNNNNNNNNNNNNNNNNNNNNNNNNNNNNNNNNNNNNNNNNNNNNNNNNNNNNNNNNNNNNNNNNNNNNNNNNNNNNNNNNNNNNNNNNNNNNNNNNNNNNNNNNNNNNNNNNNNNNNNNNNNNNNNNNNNNNNNNNNNNNNNNNNNNNNNNNNNNNNNNNNNNNNNNNNNNNNNNNNNNNNNNNNNNNNNNNNNNNNNNNNNNNNNNNNNNNNNNNNNNNNNNNNNNNNNNNNNNNNNNNNNNNNNNNNNNNNNNNNNNNNNNNNNNNNNNNNNNNNNNNNNNNNNNNNNNNNNNNNNNNNNNNNNNNNNNNNNNNNNNNNNNNNNNNNNNNNNNNNNNNNNNNNNNNNNNNNNNNNNNNNNNNNNNNNNNNNNNNNNNNNNNNNNNNNNNNNNNNNNNNNNNNNNNNNNNNNNNNNNNNNNNNNNNNNNNNNNNNNNNNNNNNNNNNNNNNNNNNNNNNNNNNNNNNNNNNNNNNNNNNNNNNNNNNNNNNNNNNNNNNNNNNNNNNNNNNNNNNNNNNNNNNNNNNNNNNNNNNNNNNNNNNNNNNNNNNNNNNNNNNNNNNNNNNNNNNNNNNNNNNNNNNNNNNNNNNNNNNNNNNNNNNNNNNNNNNNNNNNNNNNNNNNNNNNNNNNNNNNNNNNNNNNNNNNNNNNNNNNNNNNNNNNNNNNNNNNNNNNNNNNNNNNNNNNNNNNNNNNNNNNNNNNNNNNNNNNNNNNNNNNNNNNNNNNNNNNNNNNNNNNNNNNNNNNNNNNNNNNNNNNNNNNNNNNNNNNNNNNNNNNNNNNNNNNNNNNNNNNNNNNNNNNNNNNNNNNNNNNNNNNNNNNNNNNNNNNNNNNNNNNNNNNNNNNNNNNNNNNNNNNNNNNNNNNNNNNNNNNNNNNNNNNNNNNNNNNNNNNNNNNNNNNNNNNNNNNNNNNNNNNNNNNNNNNNNNNNNNNNNNNNNNNNNNNNNNNNNNNNNNNNNNNNNNNNNNNNNNNNNNNNNNNNNNNNNNNNNNNNNNNNNNNNNNNNNNNNNNNNNNNNNNNNNNNNNNNNNNNNNNNNNNNNNNNNNNNNNNNNNNNNNNNNNNNNNNNNNNNNNNNNNNNNNNNNNNNNNNNNNNNNNNNNNNNNNNNNNNNNNNNNNNNNNNNNNNNNNNNNNNNNNNNNN belongs to Arachis duranensis cultivar V14167 chromosome 8, aradu.V14167.gnm2.J7QH, whole genome shotgun sequence and includes:
- the LOC107463595 gene encoding uncharacterized protein LOC107463595 (The sequence of the model RefSeq protein was modified relative to this genomic sequence to represent the inferred CDS: added 1215 bases not found in genome assembly); this encodes MGYSEQSSTSIEKVASTESRSMFSDASKSHFGGVLISLWYLRAIFKIELRSISIDHVKEHLDILDLFEYFLQFSLAWLQRNSGALLFMVEPFLTANANGCNHYEADMVNLKNRFPKFAELLTRNSFTTNVQNLQVSECTEDGKVDDTKHSIPEDERWKILGICLWRHMSRFMISNLNLVLDKLEDGNSSGSFHRNFAHREFTLLSVDSDSISLPEQIRLLSFSLCDLLTTTVTHISSYHVKQLAEYLWQKLENNSNVMTLEWLKQSHQSESSQKQNLDILELVNGKDECSVHQLLWDHCADQKLISECFAQEKLNWSNYLDHVPTKGWNDMHILLTGQHKTDDMRDKESKLGVPLQTPEVQSPVKGMFPSGNASTSSNQKDISSRNISIFHNPREMCKRNGELLEALCINSTDQQEAAVASNRKGIVFFRMEDGMPSSDKSSDFLWAKADWPQDGWAGSESTPAPTCVSPGVGLGNNKGAHLGLGGATVGVGSSVWPSKDFTGGGALGVKGFAGIGAYGLGWGIQQDFEDVVDPPATMENVTTKALSSHPMRPFFLVGSSNTHIYLWEFNKNKAMATYGVLPAANVPPPYALASISALKFDHFGHRFASAALDGTVCTWQLEVGGRSNVHPTESSLCFSGHASDVAYLSSSGSIIAVAGYSSNAVNVVIWDTLAPPTTSRASILCHEGGAHSLSVFDSHVGGGSVSPIIVTGGKGGDVGLHDFRYIATGKTKRHRHIDTMGHSPTVSSTHDKDQKTDGMLWYIPKAHSGTVTKVVTIPNTSLFLTGGTDGDVKLWDAQNTKLVHHWSRIHDKHTFVQPSSRGFGGVVRAAVTDIQVVSQGFLSCGGDGTVKLLRLSGHLDSHGVKL